A section of the Bradyrhizobium oligotrophicum S58 genome encodes:
- a CDS encoding SET domain-containing protein: MSPIPPTKPYRIGRSKTGLGLFATKPIKKGTKIVRYFGPLLDSKKAEDDAIENKYLFELDKRWTIDGSVRENVARYINHSCKPNAESDVKPRKKKIIIRAIKNIEPGEEINYDYGTDYFKAYLKPIGCKCEACEKKRVKKKAEARAERVQAKAKVERKAKKKGEKPVKDSAKPKAKSGKVSARGKAESRRPVASKRVKTKSTAKTLTSRAKAA, from the coding sequence ATGTCTCCCATTCCCCCGACCAAACCCTACCGCATCGGCCGCTCCAAGACGGGGCTCGGCCTGTTCGCCACCAAGCCGATCAAGAAGGGGACCAAGATCGTCCGCTATTTCGGTCCGCTGCTGGATTCGAAGAAGGCGGAGGACGACGCGATCGAGAACAAATATCTGTTCGAGCTCGACAAGCGCTGGACCATCGACGGTTCCGTCCGCGAGAACGTCGCCCGCTACATCAATCATTCCTGCAAGCCGAACGCCGAATCCGACGTCAAGCCGCGCAAGAAGAAGATCATCATCCGCGCCATCAAGAACATCGAGCCGGGCGAAGAGATCAACTACGATTACGGCACCGACTACTTCAAGGCCTACCTGAAGCCGATCGGCTGCAAGTGCGAGGCCTGCGAGAAGAAGCGGGTGAAGAAGAAGGCCGAAGCGCGCGCCGAGCGGGTGCAAGCGAAGGCAAAGGTAGAGCGCAAGGCCAAGAAGAAGGGCGAGAAGCCCGTCAAGGACAGCGCCAAGCCAAAGGCCAAGTCGGGCAAAGTCAGCGCGCGCGGCAAGGCCGAGAGCCGCCGGCCAGTGGCCAGCAAGCGGGTCAAGACCAAGTCCACCGCAAAGACGCTGACCAGCCGCGCCAAGGCGGCCTGA
- a CDS encoding DsbA family oxidoreductase has translation MSTLKPLTIDVVSDVVCPWCYIGKRRIEEALKLAPDVPVEIHFRPFFLNPWVPREGISRDEYLTTKFGSVEAYKGIAGRVVAAAEQEGLSYHPERVARQPNTTDCHRLIHWAGAIGKAPEMKQRLMELYFRDGGDLTDVDVLVQAAADCGLDAGVVRKMLASDDDVALISAQAQEAAEKGISGVPTYVFAQKYAVSGAQDPQMLARAIRQVSAEVNAEAAE, from the coding sequence ATGAGCACGTTGAAGCCGCTGACCATCGATGTCGTCTCCGACGTCGTCTGTCCCTGGTGCTACATCGGCAAGCGGCGCATCGAGGAGGCGCTGAAGCTCGCGCCGGACGTGCCGGTCGAGATCCACTTCCGGCCGTTCTTTCTCAATCCCTGGGTGCCGCGCGAGGGCATCAGCCGTGACGAGTATCTGACCACCAAGTTCGGATCGGTCGAAGCCTACAAGGGCATCGCGGGCCGCGTGGTCGCGGCCGCGGAGCAGGAGGGTCTCAGCTATCATCCGGAGCGCGTCGCGCGCCAGCCCAACACCACCGATTGTCACCGTCTGATCCATTGGGCCGGCGCGATCGGCAAGGCGCCCGAGATGAAGCAACGGCTGATGGAATTGTATTTCCGCGATGGCGGCGATCTCACCGACGTCGATGTGCTGGTCCAGGCCGCGGCGGATTGCGGCCTCGATGCCGGCGTCGTCCGCAAGATGCTTGCGAGCGACGACGATGTGGCGCTGATCTCCGCCCAGGCGCAGGAGGCGGCCGAGAAAGGCATCTCCGGCGTGCCGACCTACGTGTTCGCGCAGAAATACGCGGTGTCAGGCGCGCAGGATCCGCAGATGCTGGCGCGGGCCATTCGCCAGGTGTCGGCCGAGGTCAACGCCGAGGCTGCGGAGTAG
- a CDS encoding class I SAM-dependent methyltransferase yields the protein MQPHVSGTEGYAAEADSLFVRYESIPSEQAHAAVLHLLPKAPARVLDIGAGTGRDAAWFAGLGHQVVAVEPTDALRIRAIQLHASPAIIWVDDCLPELATLAARGEQFDLVMLTAVLMHLDDGQRRRALPNIAARVAPGGMLIMALRHGPVPPGRRMFEIDAESIVEPARQLGLALELNRHGESLGAENRAAGVTWTTLAFAKRP from the coding sequence ATGCAGCCGCATGTGAGCGGAACGGAAGGTTACGCCGCCGAGGCCGACAGTCTGTTCGTGCGATACGAAAGCATCCCGTCGGAACAGGCCCATGCGGCCGTGCTTCATCTGCTGCCGAAAGCGCCCGCGCGGGTGCTCGACATCGGAGCGGGCACGGGGCGCGACGCCGCGTGGTTTGCAGGCCTTGGACATCAGGTGGTGGCCGTCGAGCCGACCGATGCGCTGCGCATCCGCGCCATACAGCTGCATGCCTCGCCTGCGATCATCTGGGTCGATGACTGCCTTCCAGAGCTCGCCACACTGGCGGCTCGCGGGGAGCAGTTCGATCTCGTGATGCTGACCGCCGTCCTGATGCATCTCGACGACGGGCAACGGCGGCGGGCGCTGCCCAACATCGCTGCACGGGTCGCTCCCGGCGGCATGCTGATCATGGCGTTGCGACACGGACCGGTACCACCGGGCCGCCGGATGTTCGAGATCGATGCCGAGAGCATCGTCGAGCCGGCGCGGCAGCTCGGGCTGGCGCTCGAGCTCAACCGGCATGGCGAGTCCCTCGGCGCGGAGAACCGGGCTGCGGGCGTGACCTGGACGACGCTGGCCTTCGCCAAACGGCCTTAG
- a CDS encoding carotenoid oxygenase family protein has product MNGQSRDPAPQARRERSNLAPIPFECDAPFLKITGELPRELNGTLYRNGPNPQFDAPGAHWFVGDGMLHAFHLENGRASYRNRWIRTPKFEAERRAGRALFGGFGRKLPDAPVDVTDGGVANTNIIAHAGRLLALEEAHLPTEIEPGTLATTGYHDFGGRLRGAFTAHPKTDPVTGELLFFGYNAAGPLTPVLSYGTVDAGGKLARFDRFEAPYASMVHDFIVTANHVLFPILPLTGSIERAMSGKPPYAWEPDKGAHVGVMKRSGDIKDIVWFRGDACYVFHIMNAWEDGSRIIADVMQFDEPPLFPHPDGRPTDPTKSRARLCRWTFDLAGSSDRFTQTYLDDLTGEFPRIDDRRAGLASRHGWYACANPDGPLFGALSGLAHVDGAGARRGTYLLPDGDSLSEPVFVPRSCEAAEGDGWLLTVVWRADSNTNDLAVFNATDVGSGPVALVHLGHRVPDGFHGNWVEAA; this is encoded by the coding sequence ATGAATGGACAATCGCGCGACCCCGCCCCGCAAGCGCGGCGCGAGCGCAGCAATCTCGCGCCGATTCCGTTCGAATGCGACGCGCCGTTTCTGAAGATCACCGGCGAACTGCCGCGGGAGCTCAACGGCACGCTCTATCGCAACGGTCCCAATCCACAATTCGACGCACCCGGCGCGCACTGGTTCGTCGGCGACGGCATGCTGCACGCCTTCCACCTCGAAAACGGCCGCGCGTCCTATCGCAACCGCTGGATCCGGACGCCGAAATTCGAGGCCGAGCGCCGTGCCGGGCGCGCGCTGTTCGGCGGCTTCGGCCGCAAGCTCCCCGATGCGCCTGTTGATGTCACCGACGGCGGCGTCGCCAACACCAACATCATCGCCCATGCCGGACGGCTGCTCGCGCTCGAGGAGGCGCATCTGCCGACCGAGATCGAGCCCGGCACTCTGGCGACAACGGGCTATCACGATTTCGGCGGCCGGCTGCGCGGCGCCTTCACTGCGCATCCGAAGACCGATCCGGTGACCGGCGAGCTGCTGTTCTTCGGCTACAACGCCGCCGGCCCGCTGACACCGGTGCTGTCCTACGGCACGGTCGACGCGGGTGGAAAGCTTGCGCGCTTCGACCGCTTCGAAGCGCCCTATGCCAGCATGGTGCACGACTTCATCGTCACGGCCAACCACGTGCTGTTTCCGATCCTGCCGCTCACCGGCAGCATCGAGCGCGCGATGTCCGGCAAGCCGCCTTACGCCTGGGAGCCCGACAAGGGCGCCCATGTCGGTGTGATGAAGCGCAGCGGCGACATCAAGGACATCGTCTGGTTTCGCGGTGACGCCTGCTACGTCTTCCACATCATGAACGCGTGGGAGGACGGCAGCCGCATCATCGCCGACGTCATGCAGTTCGACGAGCCGCCGCTGTTTCCGCATCCCGACGGCCGTCCGACCGACCCGACCAAGTCCCGCGCCCGGCTGTGCCGCTGGACCTTCGATCTCGCCGGCAGCAGCGACCGTTTCACGCAAACCTACCTCGACGACCTCACCGGCGAATTCCCGCGCATCGACGACCGCCGCGCCGGGCTCGCCAGCCGCCACGGCTGGTACGCGTGCGCCAATCCGGACGGCCCGCTGTTCGGCGCGCTCTCCGGCCTCGCCCATGTCGACGGCGCCGGCGCACGCCGCGGGACCTATCTGCTGCCAGACGGCGACAGCCTCTCGGAGCCGGTGTTCGTGCCGCGCAGCTGTGAGGCCGCCGAGGGCGATGGCTGGCTGCTGACCGTGGTCTGGCGCGCCGACTCCAACACCAATGACCTCGCGGTGTTCAACGCGACCGATGTGGGCAGCGGTCCGGTCGCGCTGGTCCACCTCGGCCATCGCGTTCCCGACGGCTTTCACGGCAACTGGGTCGAGGCGGCCTAG
- a CDS encoding GNAT family N-acetyltransferase, with amino-acid sequence MIDRAMAPASSTADRRGADPMPARTTPWVPLETVAPQAWQDLAERALEPNGYYLPGWERAVNASARGRTGTSVLCAWDDAQPSHLIGLMPVTSLWRACKLPLPALASGHPYGTLCTPLLDAASAEPALARLLGEARRTGARAVLLRDMSVAGPVMQAFDSVLRREGLRSRVVQSYERAYLDATSDGEKVLQDALGAKKLKELRRQRHRLAEHVEVRFEVARAAGEVSAALEIFLNLEASGWKGRRGTALIQHDGDATFIRRAAPLLAQDNACEIVSLLAGETAVASGIVLRHQRRAFFFKLGVDERFAKYSPGVQLTLDLTRHLCNDPAISSADSTAGPDHPMINPIWRGRLAIGDVLVPLYKSDPVVEIIHAALIARREGLGFARRAVHAIRDLAKNRTATPQPRR; translated from the coding sequence ATCATCGATCGTGCAATGGCACCTGCCTCATCCACCGCGGATCGTCGGGGTGCGGATCCCATGCCCGCGCGGACGACACCATGGGTTCCGCTTGAAACGGTAGCACCGCAGGCCTGGCAGGATCTCGCCGAACGCGCGCTGGAGCCAAACGGCTACTATCTCCCCGGGTGGGAGCGCGCGGTGAACGCCTCGGCGCGCGGCCGCACCGGTACGTCGGTTCTGTGCGCATGGGATGACGCTCAGCCCTCCCACCTCATCGGCCTGATGCCGGTCACGTCACTGTGGCGCGCCTGCAAGCTGCCGCTGCCTGCGCTTGCCAGCGGCCATCCTTACGGCACGCTGTGCACGCCCCTGCTCGATGCGGCCAGTGCGGAGCCGGCTTTGGCGCGCCTGCTCGGCGAAGCCCGACGAACGGGTGCACGCGCCGTGCTCCTGCGCGACATGTCGGTCGCAGGCCCCGTGATGCAGGCGTTCGACAGCGTGCTCCGGCGCGAGGGCCTGCGTTCACGCGTCGTGCAATCCTATGAGCGCGCCTACCTCGATGCGACCAGCGATGGCGAGAAGGTGCTGCAAGACGCCCTTGGCGCCAAGAAGCTGAAGGAGCTGCGCCGCCAGCGTCATCGGCTCGCCGAGCACGTCGAGGTCCGTTTCGAGGTGGCGCGCGCGGCTGGAGAGGTCTCCGCAGCGCTCGAGATCTTTCTGAACTTGGAGGCGAGCGGCTGGAAAGGACGGCGCGGCACGGCGCTGATCCAGCACGATGGCGACGCAACCTTCATCCGGCGCGCGGCGCCTTTGCTCGCGCAGGACAATGCCTGCGAGATCGTCAGTCTCCTGGCCGGAGAGACCGCAGTCGCATCTGGCATCGTGCTGCGCCACCAGCGCCGCGCCTTCTTCTTCAAGCTCGGCGTCGACGAGCGCTTCGCGAAATATTCGCCGGGCGTGCAATTGACGCTCGATCTGACGCGGCATCTCTGCAACGACCCCGCGATCAGCTCCGCGGATTCGACCGCCGGGCCCGATCATCCGATGATCAACCCGATCTGGCGCGGACGGCTGGCGATCGGCGACGTGCTGGTCCCGCTCTATAAGAGCGATCCCGTCGTCGAGATCATCCACGCTGCCTTGATCGCGCGACGCGAGGGCCTCGGCTTTGCGCGGCGCGCCGTCCACGCGATTCGCGACTTGGCGAAGAACCGCACGGCTACTCCGCAGCCTCGGCGTTGA
- a CDS encoding TetR/AcrR family transcriptional regulator, which translates to MTSKTEQVRARPRRMARPATRPGRRRAAGGTAEAATPYHHGALRAALLEAAERVLERDGLAGLTLRAVAREAGVSHAAPTHHFKDLTGLVSELAAIGFTRFNVAMKAAGEQPGTLIERAMARAHAYVAYAQANPGMYGLMFRTERLDYSRPSLHDAAEASFAGLAGSVAPGSAGQPAGEPQLSLDQAAAIARAWSLVHGYTMLLLDGRLADILRRSPPGTDAESLLEAMLRATVPRLPPGA; encoded by the coding sequence ATGACCAGCAAGACGGAACAGGTTCGGGCGCGGCCCCGACGCATGGCAAGGCCAGCGACGCGACCGGGACGGCGACGCGCCGCCGGTGGCACAGCCGAGGCGGCGACGCCCTATCATCACGGCGCGCTGCGCGCCGCGCTGCTCGAGGCCGCCGAGCGCGTGCTGGAGCGCGACGGTCTCGCCGGGCTCACCCTGCGGGCGGTGGCGCGCGAGGCCGGCGTGTCGCACGCGGCGCCGACGCATCATTTCAAGGATCTCACCGGCCTCGTCAGCGAGCTCGCCGCGATCGGCTTCACCCGGTTCAATGTGGCGATGAAGGCGGCGGGCGAGCAGCCGGGCACGCTGATCGAGCGCGCGATGGCGCGGGCGCATGCCTATGTCGCCTATGCGCAGGCCAATCCCGGGATGTACGGGCTGATGTTCCGCACCGAGCGTCTCGATTATTCGCGGCCCTCGCTGCACGATGCGGCCGAGGCCTCCTTCGCCGGCCTTGCCGGATCGGTCGCTCCCGGCAGCGCGGGACAGCCGGCGGGCGAGCCGCAATTGTCGCTGGATCAGGCGGCGGCGATCGCCCGCGCCTGGTCGCTGGTGCATGGCTACACGATGCTGCTGCTGGATGGCCGCCTCGCCGACATCCTGCGCCGCTCGCCGCCGGGCACCGACGCCGAATCGCTGCTGGAGGCGATGCTGCGCGCGACCGTGCCGAGGCTGCCGCCGGGTGCGTAG
- a CDS encoding helix-turn-helix domain-containing protein — MIQLASARADRVKPVHVGEHLRQWRQRRHLSQLDLALDAEISARHLSFVETGRAAPSRDMVLKLAERLDVPLRERNVLLVAAGYAPAFQQRPLDDPALKPAREAMNLVLKAHEPNPALAVDRHWNLVAANRMIAPLLAGVPERLLAPPLNVLRVALHPEGLAAQTVNLAEWSGHLLERLHRQCEATADAELLRLYEELKSYPFPARSVPLAADSVAIPLRLRVGGDVLSFFSTTMVFGTPVDITLSELALETFFPADELTATRLKEMVTSL; from the coding sequence ATGATCCAGCTCGCTTCGGCGCGTGCCGACCGCGTCAAACCCGTTCATGTCGGCGAACATCTGCGGCAGTGGCGGCAGCGCCGGCATCTTTCCCAGCTCGATCTGGCGCTCGATGCCGAGATCTCGGCGCGCCATCTGAGTTTCGTGGAGACCGGACGGGCCGCGCCGTCCCGCGACATGGTCCTCAAACTGGCGGAGCGATTGGACGTGCCATTGCGTGAACGCAACGTGCTGCTGGTCGCCGCCGGCTATGCGCCGGCGTTCCAGCAGCGCCCGCTGGATGATCCGGCGCTGAAGCCCGCCCGCGAGGCGATGAACCTGGTGCTCAAGGCACATGAGCCCAACCCCGCGCTCGCCGTCGACCGGCACTGGAACCTGGTCGCAGCGAACCGGATGATTGCGCCGCTGCTGGCAGGCGTGCCGGAGCGGCTGCTCGCGCCGCCGCTCAACGTGCTCAGGGTGGCGCTTCATCCCGAGGGACTGGCAGCGCAGACCGTCAACCTCGCCGAATGGAGTGGACATCTGCTGGAGCGGCTGCACCGGCAGTGCGAAGCGACCGCCGATGCCGAATTGCTGAGGCTCTATGAGGAGCTGAAATCCTATCCGTTCCCGGCGCGCTCAGTGCCGCTCGCGGCCGACAGCGTCGCGATCCCGCTGCGGCTGCGGGTCGGCGGGGACGTGCTGAGTTTTTTCTCGACCACCATGGTGTTCGGAACGCCGGTCGACATCACCTTGTCGGAGCTGGCGCTGGAGACGTTCTTTCCCGCGGACGAGCTCACGGCCACCAGGCTGAAGGAGATGGTTACCTCGCTGTGA
- a CDS encoding septation protein IspZ: MKDVFAKLAADFLSAAVFFILYIATDDVVLATGAAVGVAVVQVIWARIKGVHLSFMAYASVGLVIVLGGVTLLTNDPRFMFAKPAIGHFAIGLIMLKRGWMLRYVPPIVSETIPEYVTAAGYAWAALMFTLGLGTVAMAMNGDIKLWVLYITVVAGGAKVAAFALQFIAFRFVVANRLRAARA; the protein is encoded by the coding sequence GTGAAAGACGTGTTTGCTAAACTGGCTGCCGACTTCCTGTCTGCCGCAGTGTTCTTCATTCTGTACATCGCGACCGACGATGTCGTGCTGGCCACCGGAGCTGCGGTCGGCGTCGCCGTGGTGCAGGTGATCTGGGCGCGCATCAAGGGCGTGCACCTCAGCTTCATGGCCTATGCCAGCGTCGGACTCGTCATCGTGCTCGGCGGCGTCACGCTCCTGACCAACGATCCCCGCTTCATGTTCGCCAAGCCCGCGATCGGCCATTTCGCCATCGGCCTGATCATGCTCAAGCGCGGCTGGATGCTGCGCTACGTGCCGCCGATCGTCTCGGAGACCATTCCGGAATACGTCACGGCCGCCGGCTACGCCTGGGCGGCTTTGATGTTCACCCTCGGCCTCGGCACGGTTGCCATGGCCATGAACGGCGACATCAAGCTGTGGGTGCTCTACATCACCGTGGTTGCAGGAGGCGCCAAGGTCGCGGCCTTCGCGCTGCAGTTCATCGCCTTCCGCTTCGTGGTGGCAAACCGCCTCAGGGCCGCGCGGGCCTGA
- a CDS encoding MaoC family dehydratase, which translates to MVEWFDDLQIGMKFKSGETTVSREDIKRFAAEFDPQPFHLDEAAAEKTIFKGLAASGWHTAAIAMRLAAETRPFGPHPLLGAGVDELRWMKPVRPGDTLHLEGEVVDLVPSQSKPQGVARIKWTAFNQHGEAVYTFNPIAIVPRRPT; encoded by the coding sequence ATGGTCGAATGGTTCGACGACCTCCAGATCGGGATGAAGTTCAAGAGCGGCGAGACGACGGTGTCCCGCGAGGACATCAAGCGCTTCGCCGCCGAGTTCGATCCGCAGCCGTTTCACCTCGACGAGGCGGCAGCGGAGAAGACGATCTTCAAGGGCCTTGCCGCCTCCGGATGGCACACCGCCGCGATCGCGATGCGGCTCGCGGCGGAAACGCGTCCGTTCGGACCACATCCGCTGCTGGGTGCAGGGGTCGACGAGCTGCGCTGGATGAAGCCGGTGCGGCCGGGCGACACGCTGCATCTCGAGGGCGAGGTGGTCGACCTCGTGCCCTCGCAGAGCAAGCCGCAAGGCGTCGCGCGCATCAAATGGACCGCCTTCAATCAGCACGGCGAAGCAGTCTATACCTTCAACCCCATCGCCATCGTGCCGCGCCGGCCGACCTGA
- a CDS encoding DUF429 domain-containing protein, which produces MFLGLDGFRNGWVVVSIGGDQRAISFAADIVSALAAPFVRAAIDIPIGMTDDGERACDTLAREKLAPHRSRVFTGARRWLWEEFADPDRANAAASARGQKRASRQLWHLGRKIMEVDTFVRAHHDLDIREVHPELVFLRLNGAPLPSKKTEQGVRLRRDLLITAGFVEIDTWLRRSRMKTGAKPDDVLDACAVALAARDCAGSVPDGEPPRDAHGVAMQIWF; this is translated from the coding sequence ATGTTCCTCGGACTGGATGGCTTCCGCAACGGCTGGGTCGTGGTGTCGATCGGTGGCGATCAGCGCGCAATCAGCTTTGCCGCTGACATTGTCAGCGCGCTCGCGGCGCCTTTCGTGCGTGCCGCCATCGACATCCCCATCGGCATGACCGACGATGGCGAGCGTGCCTGCGACACGCTCGCGCGCGAAAAACTCGCACCACACCGCTCCCGCGTTTTCACCGGCGCGCGGCGCTGGCTGTGGGAGGAGTTTGCCGATCCCGACCGGGCCAACGCTGCCGCATCGGCGCGCGGGCAGAAGCGGGCCTCGCGCCAGCTCTGGCACCTCGGCAGGAAGATCATGGAGGTCGATACGTTCGTGCGCGCGCACCACGATCTCGACATCCGCGAGGTGCATCCGGAGCTGGTGTTCCTGCGTCTCAACGGCGCGCCGCTGCCGTCGAAGAAGACGGAGCAGGGCGTCAGGCTGCGCCGTGACCTGCTGATCACGGCCGGCTTTGTCGAGATCGATACATGGCTCCGCCGTTCGCGGATGAAGACCGGCGCCAAGCCCGACGACGTCCTCGACGCCTGCGCCGTCGCGCTTGCCGCCCGCGACTGCGCCGGCAGCGTTCCGGACGGCGAACCGCCGCGCGATGCGCATGGCGTGGCGATGCAGATCTGGTTTTAA